caagccaggataaatggggagagttacgtcagaaagggcatccggtgtaaaattttgccagatcaatatgcggacaacaataaaaAGTTGATCCACTAAGGACTAATGTGGTTTTCCAGGGAAACTTGGGGTAAAGCAGTCTATCTTGGGTTTGGAAAAGTTGTTGATCTGAAGTTTCATCTGCAAGTGGACTACATACAGGATTGTATTAAGAAGGAAAATGCTTGGTGACCGAGGATCTTTTCTCATTTGATGCCAAGTCTACCTTTCTCAAATTTAGATCTCTAGAGGTAAAGATCTCCATTGACCTGAATTTGATCCACCTACAGAACATTTGGAGATCTTTATCCAAACTTACTCTGGGTTTAGATAAGAAATGATGCAGTTCTGAggatttttaaaactatttttccaTGTTCTAGCCTAATTGTGGGAATGCTGTACATCTTTTTTAACTTTGAGAGCATAAATCACTTGTTCACTCAAGGGTAAATACTGAGGACCTTCTCTTTGAATATCTCAAGTCTATCTTCCTCAGGCTTAGATCTATGCACACCTTGATCTTCGTTTCATATGAATTTGACACATCTACTAAACATTGGGAGGCTTTGGTCTAGCCTTTCCCTGGTTTTGTTTAAAGAGTGGCACAATTTTCCCAAGGAATATGGTTATACAATTATCTAGACTTTGTTTGATCTAAAGTATTCCCTATGGAGGATTGATGActggaggacatgcaggtttgcTTAGTAGAGGAAATACTTGATGTCTGAGGATCTTCTCTCAACAGACCTCAAATCTTTAATCCTTCATGTCTATTGCTCTCAACTGAAGCATTAGTAGAGGATCTCAGTTTACCAGAAGTTGGTCCATTCACAGTAGAAGTTCCGGAGACCATTTTCACAGTTTGCTTAACAAttaatggagttttttttaggaAAACCTTGGTAGAATCGTTTTATCATTGTGAGGAAAAGCTATCGATCAGGAGTCTCCTCTTTTTTGAAGACTGGCTGCCAGATGGCTCATCGACTTCTTGTCTCTCTTTGGATTTTTCCAGATCTATGCAGAACATAAATGCAACCTTCTTTAAATTTGTTTCGTATACAACACATCTGACAATCTCAATCCCTTTTTTCGACGCTCAGTTAAAGATTCAAATGAAGATTATGGGAGAGACCTTGGTGGACCACATTTTTCATCTTTCCATGAAAACGCTTGTCTTGTTTGGAAAGCCCAAGGATTTGCTGAAGTGGGCTCCATGAAGGGCTGCATGTGGTACTTTCCCGTCTTCAAAGGAGGACTCCCATATCGTATGGCACACTCGCACTGAAGTCTCATGCTGTCAGGTAGAGCTTATTAATAGTGTTTCTGTCCAGCGACTTTTCCGCTGGAGTATCACAATCCATAAAACCTTCCAGTGCCGTGGCCTGAAAGGAGAATTTGCCCTGATCATATCACCACAGGATTCCCTCAATAGCCCACAAGGGTTAGCTTTTAAGGCATgctgctctgtagtgtccacccTTAAACATCATCAAGCTTCTCTCGATTTCCAAGAGGCCTGCAGCAGCGACTCGTAACTGTAATGCGGACAGGGCACATTCAGATTTGGATGTGGGACCTAATCCTTCAGATACGACCTGGAGCTTCTCCCTATTGCTCCCAATGAAGGGAGGGTTACTAGTCATAATGAGAATTTACAAACAAGTTCCTTGTTAggagttctatttagtcaacataAATGATAAGCTCCGCCCTGAAATCCCCTCCCAAGTGCGAAATGGAAGGAACCGGGGTGAGGGTAACGGGTAAGGGAGCCGTCAGAGAAGGAGAGAAgcaaaaaggaagagaaagagagaggaaacaGTCAGCATTTTAGCCCAAATATTCACAAGAGCCACTGGAATCTGCCTTCGCAAACCCTACCAACTTTAACCCAGTGTGGCCTACTCCCAGTCTGGTGCGGCCCCCTCGCTCGCCTCAGACTGGGGTTGTCTTCCGGTTTAGGGTATTAGTGTTGGAGTTCTCCTTAGCCTGTCTGTCAATAGTGCTGGTGCCCAACCCCAAACCCCCTACATCTCTCCCTAGAGTGCCAGTGTTGGCACGCAAGGTTCCTGTGTCAACGGGGGCCGTCGGTCTGTCGCTCTGTGGCTGTGCAGCTTGCTGATCTTTTGGAAAGCAATTGTGAACCTGAAAGAAAGTGGCCCGGTCGACCGTGCCATATAGGGGAGCGGCCGACACCCCTCCGACCCCAACTCCCCCTAAACCTGCCAGCTTGGCATCCCGGGACAAAGTATACATGTTAATTTCACCACCCACAGAGGAAACAGTGTGGGGGTTTGGCAGGGTAGATACTGAGATGGGCCCCTGCACTGGAGGCAACTGCTGCTGGTTCTGGAGTTGGGAAAGCTGAGCGCTCTGCAGGCCAGAAGAGGCGAGGAGGGAAGCGGGCAGGCCGAAGTTCTTCACACCGACTGGCGAGGGATCTCGGGAATGCGAAGGGTCTGTGGAGCGTGAGCTAGAGCGGGAGCGATTCCGGAAGCGATAGCTGGGGAGGCGCAAGATAGCAGAAGTGCTCTTGAGGAGGTCAGTTCGCGATCGGCAGCGAGCCTCCTTATTCTTCTCGATGTAGATGTTCACTGCCAGCACTCCAATCATCTCCGCCAGGATGAAGGACAGCCCACCAAAGTAGAATGACCAGCCGTAGGAGTAGTGCCATTTTTTGTCCTCGTCTTTCTTCGTGCCAGGGTCACCAGCACTGGCTGAGATGTAGACAATCACTCCAATAATGTTGCTCAGACCTAGGGAAGAACAAGACACAGTTAGGCAGCCCCTGGCATTCAGCATCAGTACAGTAGTAAGTGGGAGACGTTGCTGGAATTAGTGGAGGAAAATCATCTTGTTATGCAAGACAAGCAGAGCACATGTGGCAACCAAACCACACATGCCAAGGGCCTTAATCAAGATGTCATATATGGAAGGCTATCAAACTGGCAGGGTATATGGAGTAGGCCTCAGGACCATCCAGCAAGCATTGAATCTCAGAGTGTCTGTAGGGCAAGGTGTCTGGGTAGACAAGAAGTGTGAGGGACAAGATGTCAGTGCGGAGAAATCATTTGAGTTTGAGGAGCAAGGTGTTCATgtgcagaattaatttgactctCAGGACGAAGGTGTCCATGTGGACGTTAAGTGTGAGGGACAAGATGTCGGTGTGGAGGAAACGTTTGAGCGTGAGGAGCAAAGTCTCAATGTGGACAAATACATTGGCATCTAAGAAACAATCTGTCAATATGGAGAATATGTGAGGGACAATCTGTCCATGTGAAGAATTCATTTGAGTCTGAGGGGCAAGGTGTCAATGTGGACAATATATTTGTGTCTGAGCAAAAATTAGCTAATACCAAGTACATGTGTGAGTGTGAAGAACAATCTGTCCATGTGGACAATTCATTCGAGCCTGAGGGACACAGTGTCAATGTGTGTCATACATGTCAGAGGGATAGGCTCTAAATAGGCGGAAAATTGTGAATCTAAGCGAATGGGTGTTAAAATGGGTGACACCTGTGGGTCTGAGGGACCAGTTGTGAATGAAGACAATCTGTGAAATCATTGAGGGAAAGCAGCTAAAATGGAGGGTATGTATGAGCATGAGAGACGAGAATTCAAAGTGCTGCCTCAGAGCTTGGGTTGAGTGCTATCTGTGTGCTTCTTTCACGTTAGGATGACTGGTTACTCTTGTCTGGTCATTGATGTGTGCAAGTGAGTGTGTGTGACCTGTGGTGGACTAGCATCTCTTCCAGGTTTGCAATTGATGATGGCGGAATAGTCAACAACCCCATGTGACCCCTGGATTGGAATGTATGGGTTAGAAAAAAGGTTTGAAggacactgaaaagcaaaaataaagaggCTAAATAAATTCTAAGTCAGGCACAACACACAGAGCTTTGGAGTGACAGCTAaacaggcagctaaagggcttgagtaactataataccacatcagaccagggggtggcggagtgtgctgactgtctctctcagtctcttacacaccattcccaggaaatcctgccaggttctggcgcctctgatgacatcacttccggttccggcatagatgacatcatttccttttctagcccttaaaaccgccatcttacctccacttaatcagttctgttgtggactctgtacTATGCACATCGTGGTACTAAACAATCAACCTTTGtagccaggaaaacaatatatgggtggctgcaccAAATCTTCATGATG
The nucleotide sequence above comes from Polypterus senegalus isolate Bchr_013 chromosome 18, ASM1683550v1, whole genome shotgun sequence. Encoded proteins:
- the cacng8b gene encoding voltage-dependent calcium channel gamma-4 subunit isoform X1, with translation MVWCEKGIQILLTTVGAFAAFGLMTVAIGTDYWLYARAFICNSTANSSTDDAHSKDRKDPGALTHSGLWRICCLEGLKRGVCMKINHFPEDADYDHDSAEYLLRVVRASSIFPILSAILLLLGGVCIAASRFYKSKRNIILGAGILFVAAGLSNIIGVIVYISASAGDPGTKKDEDKKWHYSYGWSFYFGGLSFILAEMIGVLAVNIYIEKNKEARCRSRTDLLKSTSAILRLPSYRFRNRSRSSSRSTDPSHSRDPSPVGVKNFGLPASLLASSGLQSAQLSQLQNQQQLPPVQGPISVSTLPNPHTVSSVGGEINMYTLSRDAKLAGLGGVGVGGVSAAPLYGTVDRATFFQVHNCFPKDQQAAQPQSDRPTAPVDTGTLRANTGTLGRDVGGLGLGTSTIDRQAKENSNTNTLNRKTTPV
- the cacng8b gene encoding voltage-dependent calcium channel gamma-8 subunit isoform X2, translated to MKINHFPEDADYDHDSAEYLLRVVRASSIFPILSAILLLLGGVCIAASRFYKSKRNIILGAGILFVAAGLSNIIGVIVYISASAGDPGTKKDEDKKWHYSYGWSFYFGGLSFILAEMIGVLAVNIYIEKNKEARCRSRTDLLKSTSAILRLPSYRFRNRSRSSSRSTDPSHSRDPSPVGVKNFGLPASLLASSGLQSAQLSQLQNQQQLPPVQGPISVSTLPNPHTVSSVGGEINMYTLSRDAKLAGLGGVGVGGVSAAPLYGTVDRATFFQVHNCFPKDQQAAQPQSDRPTAPVDTGTLRANTGTLGRDVGGLGLGTSTIDRQAKENSNTNTLNRKTTPV